Proteins from one Leptonema illini DSM 21528 genomic window:
- a CDS encoding Zn-ribbon domain-containing OB-fold protein — protein MKIDLPVTEHPRIVQGAVELQHRWTPGGLIGDFLKSLERKELFSTDGQFYPGISQDPGFAQSDVSPDSGQPDRRPLSVHGFLFEAGSLLYDGWPGRNGIEGVDDQRSFLALISHPDLKAPFVHRVCADESMLDVLKPGAALVFAGPCFLVADNSGQVQEESVHAEPAQTEPAHARREAVAAIDEAALDVIRSKAGEVDQVIVVTPQPESLRAGGNGLLEKAHVIQAELFSVHSLLYEVQAFCEQHGRVLLIAPAYFYQAAARSTHLWKFNSVTFVQSGVIPPSLKKEFEQRYATVSSVSDSADVDPLTEQLYTHPAVIDAVVARGRKNRGMVILRQNAKEDERQMREFYRRKGIVVDDVQIVDAFLRKEDGSVDTSVLLEEERRLREGVSVVEGSLRIEYEWHCGSALSRFYDGLQHEGRFYGTVCSKCQRVQVPPKLYCGVCFADAFEFVALPDTGVVESCTTVHLEFPGQPAKPPYTYGYIKLDGASTHFYHLLDGDVVVGDRVKAIWQPADQRKGAMADVQRFTRI, from the coding sequence ATGAAGATAGACCTTCCGGTAACGGAACATCCGCGTATCGTACAGGGCGCCGTTGAACTGCAGCACCGCTGGACGCCCGGCGGCTTGATCGGCGACTTTCTGAAGTCGCTCGAACGAAAGGAGCTTTTTTCTACGGATGGGCAGTTCTATCCGGGCATTTCTCAGGATCCGGGTTTTGCGCAATCTGATGTGTCTCCTGACTCCGGGCAGCCCGACCGAAGGCCTCTGTCAGTGCATGGCTTTTTGTTTGAAGCAGGATCGCTTCTCTATGACGGCTGGCCGGGGCGAAACGGTATTGAGGGCGTGGACGATCAGCGCTCCTTTCTTGCTCTGATCTCGCATCCCGATTTGAAGGCGCCCTTCGTTCATCGCGTCTGTGCCGACGAGTCTATGCTTGATGTACTCAAGCCCGGAGCGGCGCTTGTATTCGCCGGCCCTTGCTTTCTTGTGGCGGATAACTCCGGTCAGGTCCAGGAGGAATCGGTGCATGCAGAACCGGCACAGACAGAACCGGCGCATGCAAGACGGGAAGCCGTCGCAGCAATCGATGAAGCGGCGCTTGATGTTATTCGAAGCAAGGCAGGCGAGGTCGATCAGGTGATCGTCGTCACGCCACAGCCGGAGTCGCTGCGGGCGGGCGGCAACGGGCTGCTTGAAAAAGCGCACGTGATTCAGGCAGAGCTCTTCTCGGTGCATTCTCTTCTCTATGAGGTGCAGGCCTTTTGCGAGCAGCATGGCCGGGTTCTGCTCATTGCGCCGGCTTATTTTTATCAGGCTGCCGCTCGATCGACGCATCTGTGGAAATTCAATAGTGTGACGTTCGTGCAGAGCGGCGTAATTCCTCCCTCTCTGAAAAAGGAGTTTGAGCAGCGTTATGCGACCGTATCCTCGGTGAGCGACTCTGCGGACGTTGATCCGCTCACCGAGCAGCTTTACACTCATCCGGCAGTGATTGATGCCGTTGTCGCTCGCGGGCGCAAAAACAGGGGGATGGTCATTCTGCGCCAGAACGCAAAAGAAGACGAGCGCCAGATGCGCGAGTTCTACAGACGCAAGGGCATCGTCGTCGACGACGTGCAGATCGTAGATGCCTTTCTGCGAAAAGAAGATGGCTCAGTCGATACCTCCGTTCTACTTGAAGAGGAACGCAGGCTTCGAGAAGGCGTGTCGGTCGTCGAGGGTAGTCTGCGCATCGAGTATGAATGGCATTGCGGTTCGGCGCTCTCGCGCTTCTATGACGGCCTGCAGCATGAAGGACGCTTCTACGGAACCGTATGTTCGAAGTGCCAGAGAGTTCAGGTACCGCCAAAGTTATACTGCGGCGTTTGCTTTGCCGATGCCTTCGAGTTTGTGGCGCTTCCCGATACGGGCGTCGTCGAAAGCTGCACAACCGTTCATCTGGAATTCCCCGGACAGCCGGCGAAGCCGCCCTACACGTATGGATACATCAAGCTCGACGGAGCAAGCACGCATTTCTATCATCTGCTCGACGGTGACGTTGTCGTCGGCGATCGTGTGAAGGCGATCTGGCAGCCGGCCGATCAGCGCAAAGGAGCGATGGCAGACGTGCAGCGTTTTACGCGCATCTGA
- a CDS encoding FtsW/RodA/SpoVE family cell cycle protein: MDRLLFLNVLMIGLVGLIALYSASAVMSDIDMKDPFYYVNRQIVWTVVGLTAFLVIIFLPASLIERLTVPGMMIAILGLLLVFVPGAGKSVSSSRESFHRWVEIGPVSFQPSEFAKIALILYSAWVLHRYQSGGDLRRLLIRGTPVPLALLLIILEPQYGTTVTLIAVLACLVFITGFPVMRLLGVLVASLPLLFMLAYLWEYRLERLKVWLDPYAYRYEAGYQLVMSFRAFRDGWWTGTDLASGVAHRYLTFGHTDFVLALFYEDFGYIGLVALVLLYGFFCFRAIRLIAKLPEDFASLSAAGCVILFGLQSLINMFVVTGVVPTTGISLPFMSYGGSSLVVQYILAGLVLNFTSQNRQRAVLPLSGERA; this comes from the coding sequence GTGGACCGACTGCTCTTTTTGAACGTGCTGATGATCGGCCTTGTCGGTCTCATCGCCCTGTACAGCGCCTCTGCCGTCATGTCTGACATCGACATGAAAGATCCGTTTTACTACGTTAACCGACAGATCGTCTGGACCGTCGTCGGTCTGACGGCCTTCCTTGTCATCATCTTTCTTCCCGCTTCGCTTATAGAACGCCTGACGGTTCCCGGTATGATGATCGCCATACTCGGCCTTCTTCTTGTTTTTGTGCCGGGAGCCGGTAAAAGCGTCTCATCGTCGCGGGAAAGCTTTCACCGCTGGGTTGAGATCGGTCCCGTCTCCTTTCAGCCGTCTGAGTTCGCCAAGATCGCCCTGATTCTGTATTCGGCCTGGGTTCTGCATCGCTATCAGAGCGGCGGCGATCTGCGTCGACTGCTGATTCGAGGCACTCCCGTTCCGCTTGCATTGCTTCTGATCATTCTTGAGCCTCAGTACGGAACGACGGTGACGCTGATCGCCGTGCTGGCCTGTCTTGTTTTTATTACCGGCTTTCCGGTGATGCGTCTTCTTGGCGTGCTTGTCGCCTCTTTGCCGCTTCTTTTTATGCTCGCCTATCTGTGGGAGTATCGCCTCGAACGATTGAAGGTATGGCTTGATCCCTACGCCTATCGCTACGAGGCGGGTTATCAGCTTGTGATGTCCTTTCGCGCCTTTCGCGACGGATGGTGGACCGGCACCGATCTTGCTTCGGGCGTGGCGCATCGTTACCTGACCTTCGGTCATACGGACTTTGTACTCGCCCTGTTCTATGAAGATTTCGGTTATATCGGGCTTGTCGCTCTTGTGCTGCTGTACGGATTTTTTTGCTTCCGAGCCATTCGCCTGATAGCGAAGCTGCCCGAGGATTTCGCCTCGCTATCGGCCGCCGGATGCGTGATCCTTTTCGGCCTGCAATCGTTGATCAATATGTTCGTCGTTACGGGCGTTGTGCCCACGACGGGCATCAGCCTTCCGTTTATGAGCTATGGCGGATCTTCGCTTGTCGTTCAGTATATACTTGCAGGTCTGGTACTGAATTTCACTTCGCAGAACCGGCAGCGGGCCGTTCTGCCTCTATCTGGAGAAAGAGCATGA
- the mraY gene encoding phospho-N-acetylmuramoyl-pentapeptide-transferase, whose product MFELIYSHFELPGFFRLFGYVSFRALLAATTAMLVAFFFGDRMIRWLTVLKFGETIRSDGPQSHQVKAGTPTMGGILILTSLTVACLLFGNLEHPMFLTLLLCTIFLGMIGFADDYTKVVLKNKKGLSARMKMGLTILIAGFFLLNYWWATPEVVNRDKGIDYELTSIFMPFFKEPLFALPLVIGLVFWFVVILGSIHAVNLTDGLDGLAIGNVSIVAVTFGAMAYLAGTPRTADYLNLPYVENAHEIAVFLAALAGSGIGFLWFNAPPARVFMGDTGSLSLGGALGMSAILIKKELLLVIAGGIFVVEALSVILQVASFKLTGKRIFRMAPIHHHFELGGWPETRVVVRFWLVGIILSLISLSTLRIQ is encoded by the coding sequence ATGTTTGAGTTGATCTACAGTCATTTCGAGCTGCCGGGCTTCTTTCGCCTGTTCGGATACGTGAGCTTTCGCGCTCTGCTGGCGGCGACAACGGCCATGCTTGTTGCGTTTTTCTTCGGGGATCGCATGATTCGCTGGCTGACCGTTCTGAAATTCGGCGAGACGATCCGGTCAGACGGTCCGCAGTCGCATCAGGTGAAGGCCGGTACGCCGACGATGGGCGGCATCCTGATTCTCACAAGCCTTACGGTGGCCTGTCTGCTTTTTGGCAACCTCGAACATCCGATGTTTCTGACGCTGCTGCTCTGCACGATCTTTCTGGGAATGATCGGATTCGCCGACGATTATACGAAGGTCGTGCTCAAAAATAAAAAAGGCCTCAGCGCCCGCATGAAGATGGGTCTGACGATTCTGATCGCCGGCTTCTTTTTGCTGAATTACTGGTGGGCGACTCCCGAGGTCGTTAACCGCGATAAGGGCATCGACTACGAACTGACCTCCATCTTCATGCCTTTCTTTAAAGAACCGCTTTTCGCCCTTCCTCTTGTCATCGGTCTTGTCTTCTGGTTCGTCGTCATTCTCGGTTCTATACACGCGGTGAATCTTACCGACGGCCTTGACGGCCTTGCGATCGGTAACGTCTCTATCGTCGCCGTCACCTTCGGAGCGATGGCCTATCTTGCCGGTACTCCGCGCACGGCCGATTATCTGAACCTTCCGTATGTTGAGAACGCCCATGAGATCGCTGTCTTCCTGGCCGCTCTTGCCGGTTCGGGCATCGGATTTCTGTGGTTCAATGCTCCTCCGGCCCGCGTGTTTATGGGCGATACGGGATCGTTAAGCCTGGGCGGAGCGCTTGGCATGTCGGCGATTCTCATCAAGAAAGAGCTGCTGCTTGTTATTGCCGGCGGTATCTTCGTCGTCGAGGCGCTTTCGGTCATTCTTCAGGTCGCCTCTTTCAAGCTTACCGGCAAGCGCATCTTCCGTATGGCGCCGATACATCATCATTTTGAGTTAGGCGGATGGCCCGAGACGCGCGTCGTCGTTCGCTTCTGGCTGGTCGGAATCATCCTCAGCCTGATCAGCCTTTCGACGCTCCGGATTCAGTGA
- a CDS encoding UDP-N-acetylmuramoyl-tripeptide--D-alanyl-D-alanine ligase has product MCVLSAADLTSAGVIGFDRSELRIERAVLDSREARAGDLFVCMKGENTDGHLYAAAAVANGATSLLVEQGRVDEVRVAVQEAMREDIRATGPDQDLNGIRNGNPDGSDIAILCCADVLHTLQRMAAIRRSHYNGTIFAVVGSNGKTSTKEILSSLLRCRLGDDAVFATPGNWNNHLGVPLSLLSLPDTASVAVLEIGMNHAGEIEHLSRIVRAHHCVVPSIGFEHMEFFSSIEEVAAAELEILTGMSGGVIVYPAVAPGHALLQEQAAKAKVRPILFELITDDIAKAPDSQGGGEIRRALYEGSGFRLDDTLYSSGEYAGAAMTSNILACVLLLQHAGFGEGLEACTAALRPQARGRFRTERAGSTLIVDDTYNANPDSFRQSIRTLRELLPSGRLLCLAGHMAELGHFSEAGHRQVGDDLYDAGFADLFVCGNVDVKGMHAAFRKAGGKAGGDEGKYFSDSLSLSTYLKEHPDQVGGFDGILVKGSRSARMERVLPVLRELLGKG; this is encoded by the coding sequence ATGTGTGTTCTTTCGGCAGCCGACCTGACCTCTGCCGGCGTGATCGGATTCGATCGTAGCGAGCTTCGCATTGAGCGAGCGGTGCTCGATTCGCGTGAGGCCAGAGCAGGCGATCTCTTTGTTTGCATGAAAGGAGAGAACACCGACGGCCATCTTTATGCTGCGGCTGCCGTTGCAAACGGCGCTACTTCTCTTTTAGTGGAGCAGGGCCGCGTCGATGAGGTGCGAGTGGCCGTGCAAGAGGCCATGAGAGAGGATATCAGAGCGACCGGCCCGGACCAGGACTTGAACGGCATCCGGAATGGGAATCCGGACGGCTCCGATATTGCGATCCTCTGCTGTGCCGACGTGCTGCATACGCTACAGCGCATGGCAGCCATCCGACGAAGTCATTATAACGGAACCATCTTTGCCGTCGTCGGCTCAAACGGTAAGACGTCTACAAAAGAGATCCTGTCCTCGCTTCTGCGATGCCGCCTTGGTGACGATGCCGTTTTCGCAACACCCGGTAACTGGAACAATCATCTGGGCGTTCCGCTTTCGCTGCTCTCCCTTCCCGATACGGCGTCGGTTGCCGTGCTTGAGATCGGCATGAATCATGCGGGCGAGATCGAGCATCTGAGCCGCATCGTGAGGGCGCATCATTGCGTCGTTCCGAGCATCGGCTTTGAGCACATGGAGTTCTTTTCTTCAATAGAGGAAGTGGCGGCGGCCGAGCTTGAGATCCTCACAGGCATGAGCGGCGGTGTGATTGTCTACCCGGCTGTGGCCCCGGGCCATGCGCTCTTACAGGAGCAGGCGGCAAAGGCGAAGGTGCGCCCCATCCTCTTTGAGCTGATCACCGACGATATAGCAAAGGCACCCGATTCACAAGGGGGAGGGGAGATACGCCGGGCCCTCTACGAAGGCTCGGGATTCCGGCTGGACGACACGCTTTATTCGTCGGGCGAGTACGCCGGCGCTGCGATGACGTCGAACATCCTGGCCTGTGTGCTTCTGCTTCAGCATGCCGGGTTCGGCGAAGGCCTTGAGGCCTGCACGGCCGCTCTGAGGCCGCAGGCTCGCGGTCGCTTTCGCACGGAGAGAGCAGGCTCGACGCTTATCGTCGACGATACCTATAACGCCAATCCGGATTCGTTTCGTCAGTCGATTCGCACGCTGCGGGAGCTGCTGCCCTCGGGGCGCCTGCTCTGTCTGGCAGGGCATATGGCCGAGCTCGGGCATTTCAGCGAGGCCGGTCACAGGCAGGTTGGGGACGATCTGTATGATGCCGGTTTTGCCGATCTTTTCGTTTGTGGGAATGTCGACGTGAAGGGGATGCATGCCGCCTTCAGGAAAGCCGGCGGAAAAGCGGGCGGCGATGAAGGAAAGTATTTCTCTGATTCGCTCAGTCTGTCGACGTACCTGAAAGAGCATCCGGATCAGGTCGGCGGATTTGACGGTATTCTTGTGAAGGGATCTCGCAGCGCGCGCATGGAGCGGGTTTTGCCCGTTTTGCGTGAGCTGCTTGGAAAAGGATAG
- the murD gene encoding UDP-N-acetylmuramoyl-L-alanine--D-glutamate ligase, protein MLDIASLDLKGRRVLVTGALGKTGRAMADLLTGLGAVVYGTDRKTDGSLEGMIDVRPREDADLLTEHQIEIVFVSPGVPLSGPLFARARDLSIPIIGDLDLGYLYLKKNTGNARIVAITGTDGKSTTTALIAHLLREAGIQALECGNYGLPFSAAVLQPTTVFVCECSSYQLEDLHYFKPDVGLLLNIAPDHLDRYAGMADYLRAKLNLFSLQEKEDFAVIGPGILATCHELGIGADEFPGRLNSVLTEVGEDKPAARLGDATLAWSEFAVNSETNRRNAVMTLAGIEALLKKGVDGGYAATAFYERVLRGLKSFRGLPHRQEIVVEREGVIFVNDSKATTVHAALSAVASFPGKKVYLLLGGLDKNSDFSLFREGEGLRIYPFGKAADKIAEQTGVTRRFAGLEEAFYEALREARRSTAYFGGSTQPDSVILLSPACASQDAYRNYEERGEHFRRLALQ, encoded by the coding sequence ATGCTTGATATTGCAAGTCTCGATCTGAAAGGCCGCCGCGTGCTCGTTACCGGAGCGCTCGGGAAAACGGGGCGTGCCATGGCCGATCTGCTGACAGGCCTCGGCGCCGTCGTGTACGGAACTGATCGCAAGACCGACGGCTCGCTCGAAGGTATGATCGACGTGCGTCCGCGCGAGGATGCCGATCTGTTAACCGAACACCAGATCGAGATCGTCTTCGTCTCTCCCGGCGTTCCTCTTTCCGGTCCGCTTTTCGCGCGGGCGCGGGATCTCAGCATCCCGATCATCGGAGATCTTGACCTCGGTTACCTTTACTTAAAGAAGAATACCGGCAATGCCCGCATCGTCGCCATCACCGGAACGGACGGAAAATCGACGACGACCGCTCTGATCGCCCATCTTCTGCGTGAAGCGGGCATACAGGCGCTTGAATGCGGAAACTATGGCCTTCCTTTTTCGGCTGCCGTTCTTCAGCCGACGACGGTCTTTGTTTGCGAATGCTCTTCATATCAGCTTGAAGATCTTCATTATTTCAAGCCCGATGTCGGTCTGCTTCTTAACATCGCTCCCGATCATCTCGATCGCTATGCCGGCATGGCGGATTATCTGCGGGCAAAGCTGAATCTTTTTTCACTGCAAGAAAAAGAGGACTTCGCCGTTATCGGCCCCGGTATTTTAGCCACATGCCATGAGCTCGGAATCGGCGCCGACGAATTCCCCGGTAGACTGAACTCTGTGTTAACCGAGGTCGGCGAAGATAAACCTGCGGCGCGCCTGGGCGACGCTACTCTCGCGTGGTCGGAGTTTGCCGTAAACAGTGAAACCAATCGCCGCAATGCGGTGATGACACTTGCCGGCATCGAGGCCCTTCTGAAAAAAGGCGTCGACGGGGGCTATGCGGCGACGGCCTTTTATGAAAGGGTTCTGCGCGGTCTGAAATCTTTTCGCGGTCTTCCACACAGACAGGAGATCGTCGTCGAACGCGAAGGCGTCATATTTGTGAACGATAGCAAGGCGACGACGGTGCATGCGGCCCTTTCAGCCGTGGCCTCCTTTCCAGGTAAGAAGGTATATCTGCTTCTTGGAGGCCTTGATAAGAACTCGGACTTCTCTCTTTTTCGAGAAGGCGAGGGATTGCGCATCTATCCGTTCGGCAAGGCGGCCGATAAGATCGCCGAGCAGACAGGGGTGACGCGTCGTTTTGCAGGTCTTGAGGAGGCCTTTTATGAAGCGCTGCGCGAGGCAAGGCGATCGACGGCCTATTTCGGCGGTTCGACGCAGCCCGATTCCGTGATTCTGCTCAGCCCGGCCTGCGCGTCGCAGGATGCCTATCGCAACTATGAAGAGAGGGGGGAGCACTTCCGAAGGCTGGCCCTGCAATGA